The Plasmodium falciparum 3D7 genome assembly, chromosome: 5 DNA window gattattatatacctTAAGTTTAGATGTTTCTTTTTTaggtttatatttatcaagaTTTTTAAgtaatataatttctttggaaattaatttatcataattaaaatgagcataatatatatgatctcCTTCATATAGAATAGCATAACCATGTTTCATTCCTCGAAACCAATATCCTTCATATCtatttatatgatcataaacatatataccaTATCCATGTTTCATTCCTAAACAGAATTTaccattataattttctttttttttattatatatacttaatcCTTTTCTATGAGGAATAATGAATAACTTTTTTTGTTGTAGGTATTctacaatatttttatttttgttcagTTTCTTTTCAGTATTGTTTATTAACCAATTTTTAtctaatatatcaaaaatatttttcaaaacttttttcttcttattatttataaatgtttcaagtttttcttttaaaaatgtcttttgttcattttctGTATTTTCGCTATCACCATCACTGTCTTTATAGGTTCCATTAAATTCAGTGGAAGTTTGTTTTTCttctaaaaatattatgggtaaactatctttttttttaaacgaTGAATAATCTTCAGGCTTATCTATACTATTCAATATAGAAGCATTCcttatttcataattatcatcattatcatcattatcaccATTTTGATAGTCATTAATACTTTGATGACTACTAATACTTTGAGGGTTACTTGTAATTTTCTTGTTATTTCCATTTTGATCGTTAACGGCAGGATTAACATTGCTTATATCTTCATTGGGATATGGAAcattcaaataatattttctttgttCTTCTGTTATCATATTAGTTGTGATATgttctaattttttattatcattagtgtgatacataaaattaaatacggTTTCTATTAATTGGTTAacatcatataattttttctgtATTATATTAACTATAGTATCATcagatatatatttgtatttattatttcttttagaATTTGggagaatatatattttcccaatatatttatctttgtTTGGAAAAACGATATGAAAACTTTTTCTCATTACAGGTTCATCATTTTCCCATTTCCCTTCaattgaaaatatattattagaagGATCATTACATTTTAATGTTAAGAAACCATTACCAGATTTTTTTCCTTCAATAAAATATCCTTCAAATATTGCTGAATCatcatatgataaaaatcCATATCCATGTGGtaagaaattttttatttccccTGTATATACAGaaccatttttatataatatttttccttgaccaattaaattattatttttaaaaattcctATATAagtgtttttattatatataagtttTCCATTACCATTAAAATAACCATTCAAAAATTCTCCTTCATATTGATTTAACAAATTGTCAACAAATATACCATTTTCAGTaaacaaattatttttaaattttccaaaatatttaaaatttttatgatataaatgaCCTGAACCATTTATTTGATCATTATGCCATTCTCCTTGAAAtgtaatatcatatatattacttacaAATTTCCCTAATCCTTGtttacaattttttaaaaaagaatatgtaCCTTCATATACATATCCTTTTaaagatattattaaaacttcttttaaattattataattttctattgtttcattataattttctcctttttcaattattaataaatcatttataaatgtatacttttctaaatttcttttatcaaataaaatattattttcttctgctatttttaaaaatttatttattttgtaatcCTTTTCAATAAAAGAATGAAAGTTTGTAGTTTCTTCCCACatttcaataaataaattattataattttcttcatacacattttttttttctttcatccCTTCTTCAAAATATTCTTTACTTAAAGTAAATAGttcattaaaataaatatgaaaatgatTTCTTATATCGATAACAAATTTTTCtaattcatcattttttttaaacccTTTTACGTTTtctgttttattataataacttTCTAATCTTTCTCtatcttttataaaatttaattcttcactataattttcttttaaatttataatgtatatatcatcttcatcatcgaTAAGTTCaacattttcataatttccTTCATTTGATGGAAATGTCCCATTCAAATGGAAATTATCACTATAAcgtttattattaaaaataatatcattattattgttattattattgttattattattattattgttgttattattatcattattattaatattatttccatATGATATGTacttattcatatataatccACTATTTTCATTAATTGTACCACGTGTGGTACCAATTAGTACCTTATCTTCTTTCAATTTTCCCATTTGATATTCTCCTCTTATTTCATTTGGCAAATTATCCAAACTGTTCAATGATCTATCTTCATTGTTTTTATAGTCATTCATATTAATAGTTTTAAAATCACACTCACTTTTAGTATGTACAATAGtactatcatcatcatcattattattatcatcatcattattattatcatcattattattattatcatcattattattatcatcattattatcatcatcattattatcatcatcatttttatcatcatcatttttatcatcatcatttttatcatcattatttttattataggcGTTATTTATTGTTAATGAAATATTACTATTTTGATTACAAAacaatttttcatttatccTATTAAAATtcgatataatattatttgtattggaataatttatattttgtaaatttattaaagtTTCATTTGGTTTTATgttttcaaataataatgaagagaAATTAAAGAAAGATTTAAATACAGAatgtaatttatttaaatgattATTTTCAAATTTTGTTAATTTCAATACATCGATAAGATTATCATTGTTTATAACTAAGTTATCTTTATCAACGTCATATAAAAGATCTGCATTATTTTGGACACCTTTATATACATCACTATGAATTGTAgtagatataaaataattttttgaacATGTATaagtattaaataatttcagATTAtctatatgtaataataatacatatgtctcatga harbors:
- a CDS encoding MORN repeat protein, putative: MKKIKDSFQLFSSKNKRDNEKNEDISNRLYKIGNEIEEKFDEDVENIRFNADDISYYFVKNTESLNKESYKECDNKKSVNEINIYKRLQDKKIKTLFDTSICGPYICCIFILSKKENVNIEYIYPHIDINEKNIILQIENEMKIITPFNVWYRYKGEWKEDIENFLIERIFLLKEMNTSTNVLYNLNIEPTSNNEYNILYGISGNRYYSIVLDYLEENIYKEIMIISQIPYYNFISWKFLTVMESFLIDKEFKKLKNFVDSFSEDNNIFEKITFDDYYLNLSNNMEQLKNMKLENILIFLKALLLEKKIVISCSKKEMGCKYVLLFLSFIPDIINLGFNIKNYEDKFEEWKKSKLPLILFHETYVLLLHIDNLKLFNTYTCSKNYFISTTIHSDVYKGVQNNADLLYDVDKDNLVINNDNLIDVLKLTKFENNHLNKLHSVFKSFFNFSSLLFENIKPNETLINLQNINYSNTNNIISNFNRINEKLFCNQNSNISLTINNAYNKNNDDKNDDDKNDDDKNDDDNNDDDNNDDNNNDDNNNNDDNNNDDDNNNDDDDSTIVHTKSECDFKTINMNDYKNNEDRSLNSLDNLPNEIRGEYQMGKLKEDKVLIGTTRGTINENSGLYMNKYISYGNNINNNDNNNNNNNNNNNNNNNNNDIIFNNKRYSDNFHLNGTFPSNEGNYENVELIDDEDDIYIINLKENYSEELNFIKDRERLESYYNKTENVKGFKKNDELEKFVIDIRNHFHIYFNELFTLSKEYFEEGMKEKKNVYEENYNNLFIEMWEETTNFHSFIEKDYKINKFLKIAEENNILFDKRNLEKYTFINDLLIIEKGENYNETIENYNNLKEVLIISLKGYVYEGTYSFLKNCKQGLGKFVSNIYDITFQGEWHNDQINGSGHLYHKNFKYFGKFKNNLFTENGIFVDNLLNQYEGEFLNGYFNGNGKLIYNKNTYIGIFKNNNLIGQGKILYKNGSVYTGEIKNFLPHGYGFLSYDDSAIFEGYFIEGKKSGNGFLTLKCNDPSNNIFSIEGKWENDEPVMRKSFHIVFPNKDKYIGKIYILPNSKRNNKYKYISDDTIVNIIQKKLYDVNQLIETVFNFMYHTNDNKKLEHITTNMITEEQRKYYLNVPYPNEDISNVNPAVNDQNGNNKKITSNPQSISSHQSINDYQNGDNDDNDDNYEIRNASILNSIDKPEDYSSFKKKDSLPIIFLEEKQTSTEFNGTYKDSDGDSENTENEQKTFLKEKLETFINNKKKKVLKNIFDILDKNWLINNTEKKLNKNKNIVEYLQQKKLFIIPHRKGLSIYNKKKENYNGKFCLGMKHGYGIYVYDHINRYEGYWFRGMKHGYAILYEGDHIYYAHFNYDKLISKEIILLKNLDKYKPKKETSKLKVYNNQFLINQSFFNFKDFISTVVCNYL